One window of Candidatus Nitrospira kreftii genomic DNA carries:
- a CDS encoding tRNA N6-adenosine threonylcarbamoyltransferase (modular protein): MASAAFRRRGRFIVSGTWYPRKRMDLFPAQLHSSDYPGWRPGPILGIESSCDETAAAVLGDEGKVLSNVVSSQVAVHEKFGGVVPELAARAHLSLIDQVVEQALSRALTLKCNLAAVAVTQGPGLAGALLVGLSYAKALGYGLRLPVVGVNHLQGHIASAWLADPTFPVPCIVLVVSGGHTHLYRRDGNGRCILLGHTRDDAAGEAFDKGAQMLGLGYPGGPAIDRVARSGDPGALLFPQFRGGRKSLEFSFSGLKTSLLYKLRDMIVPPSPRQIADLAASYQEAIVQVLVAKAFVALEHSRLASLTVVGGVSANSRLRTILKERAAQAHIRLSLPPLEYCTDNAAMIAAAGRQLLINGQQPSLSLDISPMEEPVSMEKKRRVQVSS; this comes from the coding sequence ATGGCCTCTGCGGCGTTTCGCCGTAGAGGCCGTTTTATTGTTAGCGGTACGTGGTACCCGCGTAAACGGATGGATCTCTTCCCTGCTCAGTTACACTCGTCAGACTATCCCGGGTGGCGCCCCGGGCCAATTCTCGGCATCGAGTCATCGTGCGACGAAACTGCTGCAGCCGTGCTGGGTGATGAAGGGAAAGTATTGTCCAATGTAGTGTCTTCGCAGGTTGCCGTCCATGAAAAATTTGGTGGTGTCGTCCCTGAATTGGCGGCTCGAGCCCATCTAAGCTTGATCGATCAGGTCGTTGAACAGGCATTGTCTCGGGCGCTGACTTTAAAATGTAATCTTGCTGCCGTCGCTGTGACTCAAGGACCAGGCCTGGCTGGCGCGCTGCTCGTAGGGCTGAGCTACGCCAAGGCCCTTGGCTATGGGTTGAGACTCCCAGTTGTCGGGGTCAATCATTTGCAGGGCCACATCGCATCGGCATGGCTTGCGGATCCAACGTTTCCGGTGCCGTGTATTGTCCTGGTCGTCTCCGGTGGTCATACGCATCTCTATCGTCGAGACGGCAATGGCCGGTGCATCCTACTTGGGCACACTCGTGATGATGCCGCCGGTGAAGCGTTTGACAAGGGGGCTCAGATGCTTGGCCTCGGTTATCCTGGTGGACCTGCCATTGATCGTGTCGCCCGCTCCGGAGATCCAGGCGCACTGCTATTTCCTCAATTCCGAGGAGGAAGAAAGAGCCTGGAGTTCAGTTTCAGCGGTTTGAAGACATCCTTGCTATACAAGCTTCGTGATATGATCGTTCCTCCGTCTCCCCGTCAGATCGCCGACCTCGCAGCAAGCTATCAGGAAGCGATTGTGCAGGTCTTGGTTGCCAAGGCTTTTGTCGCTCTGGAGCATTCAAGGTTAGCGTCCCTTACAGTGGTAGGCGGTGTCTCTGCAAACTCAAGGTTAAGGACTATATTGAAAGAACGCGCTGCGCAGGCGCACATTCGCTTGTCGCTTCCCCCGTTGGAGTACTGTACCGACAATGCTGCGATGATTGCTGCAGCAGGGCGACAACTGCTCATCAACGGCCAGCAGCCATCTCTGAGTCTAGATATCAGTCCAATGGAAGAGCCGGTATCAATGGAGAAAAAACGCCGAGTACAAGTGAGTTCCTAA
- a CDS encoding Negative regulator of genetic competence ClpC/MecB: protein MFERFTDKGRKIIILAREEAERHQNDYLGTEHLVLAILRESDGIALMILKKMGLSTEQIRLEIERNLPGGGTTMTFGEIPFSPRVKKVIEYGVEEARLLGHNHIGSEHLLLGLLREEEGIGGKILRSLGANLLTARQLTVTFLRKSAPRERDRKSNTPALDEFGRDLTQLAQEGQLDPVIGRADEIERVLQILSRRSKNNPVLIGESGVGKTAIVEGLAQRIIQSEVPDNLLSRRVIALDLGSLVAGTKYRGQFEERLKVVMKEIVQAGNIIIFIDELHTLVGAGAAEGSIDASNMLKPALSRGEIQCIGATTLDEYRKHIEKDGALKRRFQPIHVQPPNLDETVRIIQGLRDRYEEHHGVEITEDAIVEAVKLSDRYITDRFLPDKAIDLIDETGSRAKLQTYALPSELKAMEQELKKVAREKELSISMQNFEEAVRHREEEERLRKLLDESKREWKKNQEKNKPVIGKEDVAYVVSKMTGIPLFKLEEEESNKLLRMEEFLHKRVVGQNEAISAVARAIRRSRAGLKEAKKPIGSFIFLGPTGVGKTELARTLAEFLFNSEDALIRVDMSEYQEKFTSSRLFGAPPGYVGYEEGGQLTEKVRRRPYSVVLFDEIEKAHPDVFNVLLQVLDDGVLTDSLGRKVDFKNTVVIMTSNIGTKMIQKGVSLGFQSTEGEAARRKKEEVLGELRKSFSPEFLNRIDEIVIFHQLEKEQLYSILDILLRELNLRVLDKGIEIEVDEEVKQWLIKEGYEPLYGARPMRRAIQRAIGDPLSDELIRGRFKESRKVRVVLRDGAPAFIEQEAMAGV from the coding sequence ATGTTCGAACGATTTACTGACAAAGGTCGAAAGATCATCATCCTTGCGCGAGAAGAAGCCGAACGACATCAAAACGATTATCTCGGCACTGAACATCTCGTCTTGGCCATACTCCGTGAGTCCGACGGCATTGCGCTGATGATCCTGAAAAAAATGGGGCTTTCCACCGAGCAGATCCGGTTGGAAATCGAGCGGAACCTGCCTGGTGGCGGGACCACCATGACATTCGGAGAAATCCCTTTTAGCCCTCGAGTGAAGAAGGTGATCGAATACGGAGTCGAGGAAGCCCGCTTACTAGGCCACAATCACATCGGTAGTGAGCATCTTCTCCTTGGCCTACTTCGCGAAGAAGAAGGAATCGGTGGGAAAATCCTTCGGAGCCTAGGGGCGAACCTTCTCACAGCACGGCAGTTGACTGTGACTTTCTTGAGAAAGTCGGCTCCGCGGGAGAGGGATCGAAAAAGCAATACGCCGGCTCTCGACGAGTTCGGTCGGGACTTGACCCAGTTGGCTCAAGAAGGTCAGTTGGATCCAGTAATCGGACGGGCTGATGAGATTGAGCGCGTTCTCCAGATTCTCAGCCGAAGAAGCAAGAACAATCCTGTGCTGATCGGTGAATCTGGTGTTGGAAAAACTGCGATTGTTGAAGGACTCGCTCAGCGGATCATTCAATCTGAAGTTCCTGATAATCTGCTATCTCGTCGAGTCATCGCTTTGGATCTGGGCTCTCTTGTCGCTGGGACCAAGTATCGCGGACAGTTCGAAGAACGCCTCAAGGTTGTCATGAAAGAGATCGTCCAGGCCGGTAACATTATTATCTTTATCGACGAGCTCCATACACTGGTTGGAGCTGGAGCCGCGGAAGGATCCATCGACGCGTCTAATATGCTGAAGCCAGCGTTATCACGGGGCGAAATTCAATGCATCGGGGCCACGACTTTGGATGAATATCGCAAGCATATTGAGAAAGACGGAGCGTTGAAACGACGATTCCAGCCGATCCACGTTCAGCCACCGAATCTCGATGAAACCGTGCGCATCATTCAAGGGCTTCGGGATCGATACGAAGAACACCACGGAGTGGAAATCACGGAAGATGCGATCGTTGAAGCGGTGAAATTGTCCGATCGATATATTACCGATCGTTTCCTGCCTGATAAGGCGATTGACTTAATCGACGAAACCGGATCGCGTGCGAAGCTCCAAACGTATGCGCTTCCTTCTGAGTTAAAAGCCATGGAGCAAGAGCTCAAGAAGGTTGCGCGAGAGAAGGAACTATCGATTTCCATGCAGAATTTTGAAGAGGCGGTACGACATCGTGAGGAGGAAGAACGACTGCGGAAGCTGCTTGATGAATCCAAACGGGAGTGGAAAAAGAATCAGGAAAAGAATAAGCCTGTGATTGGCAAAGAGGATGTCGCTTACGTGGTTTCTAAGATGACCGGGATCCCGCTCTTTAAGTTGGAAGAGGAAGAATCCAATAAGCTGTTGCGCATGGAAGAGTTCCTTCACAAGCGAGTGGTTGGACAAAATGAGGCTATTTCTGCCGTTGCCCGCGCTATCCGACGATCTCGAGCTGGCTTGAAGGAAGCCAAAAAGCCGATCGGTTCCTTTATCTTTTTGGGACCGACCGGCGTCGGGAAAACGGAATTGGCGAGGACATTAGCGGAATTCTTATTCAACAGCGAGGATGCGCTGATTCGTGTTGATATGTCCGAATACCAGGAGAAATTTACGAGCTCTCGCCTCTTCGGCGCCCCTCCCGGCTATGTTGGGTACGAAGAAGGAGGGCAGCTCACTGAAAAAGTCCGTCGTCGGCCTTACTCCGTGGTATTGTTCGATGAAATCGAAAAAGCCCATCCGGACGTGTTCAATGTGTTGCTTCAAGTTTTGGATGACGGAGTGTTGACTGATAGCCTTGGGAGAAAAGTCGATTTTAAGAATACTGTCGTTATTATGACCTCCAACATCGGAACAAAGATGATTCAAAAGGGTGTGTCTCTGGGCTTTCAGAGTACCGAAGGAGAAGCCGCGCGGCGGAAAAAAGAAGAGGTGCTCGGTGAGCTCAGGAAATCATTCAGCCCTGAGTTTCTGAACCGGATTGATGAGATCGTCATTTTCCATCAATTGGAGAAGGAGCAGCTGTATTCTATCTTGGACATCCTGCTCCGTGAATTGAATCTCCGTGTATTGGACAAGGGCATTGAGATCGAGGTGGATGAAGAGGTCAAGCAATGGTTGATTAAAGAAGGGTATGAACCGTTGTACGGGGCTAGACCAATGCGGCGAGCAATTCAGCGTGCCATTGGGGACCCACTGTCGGACGAGCTTATTCGAGGACGATTCAAAGAAAGCCGAAAGGTGAGAGTGGTGCTTCGCGATGGAGCTCCGGCATTTATTGAGCAGGAGGCGATGGCTGGAGTCTAG